In Lonchura striata isolate bLonStr1 chromosome 2, bLonStr1.mat, whole genome shotgun sequence, a single genomic region encodes these proteins:
- the C2H2orf49 gene encoding ashwin gives MAAQGRARAGGGEEQRGSGRSEAELLLLHPELLSEEFLRLTLEQKNILGENDVKMDKDGLTDLYIQHAIPLPQRDLPKSRWGRMMEKKRQQNYLKSENKSVTTVEGLRKRPLIVFDGNSTSTSIKVKKTENGAADRLKPPPAGSTTNTVRRLSVPSNASAYVSASSLSEDAKLGTRNNEAQQNNISKTDRSVLTGLKVYPLSPIAGTTVVKLKRSVPKEESDLPNDLKPSEAKKKIQHVTWP, from the exons ATGGCGGCGCAGGGGAGagcccgggcgggcggcggcgagGAGCAGCGGGGGTCTGGGCGCTCCGAGGCGGAGCTGTTGCTGCTGCACCCGGAGCTGCTCTCGGAGGAATTCCTGCGGCTCACCCTGGAGCAG aaaaatatattaggTGAAAATGATGTAAAGATGGACAAAGATGGCCTCACCGATCTCTATATTCAACATGCCATTCCCCTGCCTCAGCGTGACTTGCCAAAAAGTAGATGGGGGAGAatgatggaaaagaaaagaCAGCAAAATTACTTGAAAAGTGAGAATAAAAG TGTTACAACAGTGGAAGGTTTAAGGAAACGGCCATTAATTGTATTTGATGGGAATTCAACAAGTACAAGCATAAAGGTGAAAAAGACGGAGAACGGAGCTGCCGATCGCCTGAAGCCTCCTCCAGCTGGGAGCACCACCAACACAGTCAGGAGATTATCAGTTCCTTCAAATGCCTCAGCATATGTGTCAGCCTCCAGTTTGTCAGAGGACGCTAAGCTGGGAACAAGGAATAATGAGGCTCAGCAGAACAATATTTCAAAGACTGACAGGAGTGTGTTGACTGGTCTGAAGGTTTACCCTTTGTCTCCAATAGCAGGAACTACTGTTGTGAAGTTAAAGAGGTCTGTTCCAAAAGAGGAATCTGATTTGCCG AATGACCTAAAGCCTTcagaagcaaagaagaaaatccaGCATGTTACATGGCCATGA
- the FHL2 gene encoding four and a half LIM domains protein 2 codes for MTERFDCHYCKESLFGKKYILKEDSPYCVKCYENLYSNTCEECKKPIGADCKDLSYKDRHWHETCFHCFQCKNSLVDKPFAAKEEHLLCTDCYSNEYSSKCNECKKTIMPGTRKMEYKGNSWHETCFICCHCQQPIGTKSFIPKDNQNFCVPCYEKQFAMQCVQCKEAITTGGVTYREQPWHKECFVCTACKKQLSGQRFTSRDEFAYCLSCFCNLYAKKCAGCTNPISGLGGTKYISFEERQWHNDCFNCKKCSLSLVGRGFLTERDDILCPECGKDI; via the exons ATGACTGAACGCTTTGATTGCCACTACTGCAAAGAGTCTCTGTTTGGTAAGAAGTACATCCTGAAGGAGGACAGCCCCTACTGTGTGAAATGTTATGAAAATCTTTATTCCAACACCTGTGAGGAATGCAAAAAACCTATTGGTGCTGACTGCAAG GATCTGTCTTATAAGGACCGCCACTGGCACGAAACCTGCTTCCACTGCTTCCAGTGCAAGAATTCCTTGGTGGACAAACCTTTTGCTGCAAAAGAGGAACATCTACTTTGTACTGACTGCTACTCCAATGAATACTCTTCCAAATGTAATGAGTGCAAGAAGACTATTATGCCAG GTACTCGAAAGATGGAATACAAGGGCAACAGCTGGCACGAGACCTGCTTTatctgctgccactgccagcaGCCTATTGGGACAAAGAGCTTCATCCCTAAGGACAATCAAAACTTTTGTGTACCCTGCTATGAAAAGCAGTTCGCCATGCAATGTGTCCAGTGCAAGGAG GCTATCACCACAGGAGGTGTTACCTACCGGGAGCAGCCATGGCATAAGGAGTGCTTTGTGTGTACTGCATGCAAGAAGCAGTTGTCTGGACAGCGCTTTACCTCCAGGGATGAGTTTGCATACTGCTTGAGCTGCTTCTGCAACCTCTATGCCAAAAAGTGTGCTGGATGCACAAACCCAATCAGTG GACTCGGAGGAACCAAGTACATCTCTTTTGAAGAACGGCAGTGGCATAATGATTGCTTTAACTGTAAGAAGTGCTCCCTTTCATTGGTGGGTCGTGGCTTCCTCACAGAAAGGGATGACATCCTTTGCCCTGAATGTGGAAAGGATATTTAA